The genomic DNA CGTATATAGAGATTAGAAATATTTTATACTAGAAGTGCCAGCTATAAGCCTATAAGACCATGACGCTTCAGGAAATTAACAAAGGAAACTCTAGCACTTCCAATATGCTAAAGTTGCCACGCAACAAACAGTAGCCCAAAGATGCCTTTTTATATTCCCTTGAAAAAGATCATGTTTTGAAGTAGATATGATCAAACTCCTAAATTTATACTGCTGATATTTAGATTGGTGACACAAAAATGGTATGTGGAGATTTGTCTAATTTCTTTTCATATATAATTACATCTCTACTAGGTTTTAAAATTCATCATGCAGGACTGAGTTCAAAGGTGTCCTCTGTAACTGTGTTGACGTCCAAAACATCACTTACTACTGTCAAATAGTGCCTGTGTTCGGCTGGTGAGCAGCCCACCAGCTCTACAGTTTTTCTTTCTCACgttcctccagctccagcctgcagctccagcctgccgaacagtgtttttctctcacagcactccagctccagcctgccgaacacggtgacTATATGTGTTTGAATTGTGTTGATGTCAAAATTAATAACCTTTTGTGACTGCAGAAGCATCTCCTCTAGGTGGTGATATCCACGACTAAAGCTAAGAGCTAAGATTCCCTTGATCTACGAGCCTGATTTCTTTAGTAACAACAAGGTACAATTACTTCATAGATGGATACATTCCAAGACATGCTTAAGCAGCTACTTTTCTGATAAGCTCAATGACTAGTGGAAAGCGAACGACAGCTTAAACAACTTCACCATAACACTTCACTATGAGATCCCACTTAACATGACTGTAAGTATTGGGACACGTGCAAGGAAAATGAGGAAAGATGGAAGCACCATTTGACTACAGCTCAAAGTAGATGCATGCCATCCTATTTGATCTGCTTTCATTCTTTTCacaaataatattttaaaatattgatTGCAATGATCACATTGCTTTGTCCATACACATGAAAATTAGGTATTCTGAACGATTTATTCCTCTTATATTCCCAGTACAACAACAAGCCACTCATCAATCTAAAAATAATTTCGCTGGAAGGGCCCATTTACACATCTGTTGGAAGAAATGGGTAGTCAGTATATCCAGTAACAGGATCAGGGATGTAAAATGTGTCTCTGTTGTACTTGTTAAGAGGAGCATCTATTTCGAACCTTCTAGGCAAGTCAGGATTAGACAAAAATATGCGCCCATAGGCAACCAAATCAGCATACTTGGTGGAGATTGCATTATTTCCATCCTCCCTGTTGTAGCCTCCAGCAACAATAAATGTTCCTTTGAAAGCATCCCTCATTGGACGAAGACTGTAGGGTGTTTCAATTTTTTCACCAAGTTTTACCATCCGTGGCTCCACCACGTGGCAATAGAGGATTCCAAATTTATTCAGAGCATTTGCCATATATAAGCCTAGAGCTTCTGGGTTTGAATCTGGTGCTTCTGCGTAACTGGCAAAAGGTGACAGCCTTATCCCAACCTTGTCAGCTCCAATTTCATCAACTACAGCTTGAACTACTTCTAATGCAAAACGGCAGCGgttctctaagctgccaccatATTTGTCTGTGCGATCATTGACCTGGTCCTTTAAAAACTGATCGATCAAGTAACCGTGAGCTCCATGGATTTCAACACCATCAAATCCTACACACCACAGAGAGTTAAATACTAGATTGCCCTTTTATTCAGGTATCAGCTAGGATTGCAGTAAACTACTAGATAGTCTTTGAACACTTAAGACATAATCCATATGGACATTTATATGTTATTTCAACTGACCCTAACTCAATTGATAAATAAGTCCGACTAAAGTAAATTGACATTTGCATATGCTTTGTAGGCTAACTTTAAACTGTGACAAGGTACTTACCAGCTTCAATTgcatttctagcagcaaccctGAAATCACTTATGATAGAAGGGATTTCATCAGTCTCTAATCGTCTAGGAGGTGTGAAAGTAGCCACATCTACACCATTGGCTCTCACTTGAGGTTTTAGTGGCTTATCAGTGCTTGAAATTGGAGCCTGCTCATTAGGTTGAAAAGCTGCATTGGAGCATTTAACATTTGTTGGTATAACACCATATTTTACTTAATAAACAGTAGTAGAAATATAGTACGAGTGTGCCAATATCATTATTTATGACAAGGATAACTAATGCTATTATGAAGTCTTAATGGATAGTAGAAATATGGTATCAGTATGCCAATATCATCGTTTATGACGAGGATAAAAAATGTTGTTATGTAGTCTTCATGAATAACTGTGAACCTAATTTTCTTGCAATTTAACTACACTACCATTAAATTTGGCGCAAACAAGTTTGTATTAGAGGTTGCAAACTCACTGGAATTAGATACTCTTCCAACGTGCCAAATCTGACAGAAAAATATCCCTCCTTTCTCATGAACCCCATGTACGATTGGCTTCCATGCTTCCACTTGCTCGTTTGTCCAAATGCCAGGAGTATCTTTGTACCTTGTATGCAAATAGAACACATCTCTAAACTGTGAAGAAGAAACTTAACATGTCCACATAGACTTTAGGACGCAGCAGCCTGAGGATCTAGGTGACGCACCCTTGAGCAGTGTCTGACACTCCAGTGGCCTCAGCAATCAAAAGGCCTCCTTTAGTCGTCCTCTGTTGATAATAAAGTATGGCATGAGGCTGAGGAACATTGCCATAGGACCGCTGCCTTGTCAGTGGTGCGAGAACCACCctagaaacaaagaaaaagggaaattcTTAGGACCAAATGGATCTTTGAAAATTGCTGGTACACAAGTCACACATCCAGATTCCTTGGACTTTTTTTTCCCTCAAAAAGAAATACGAAGAAGGTGGTCTCGGTATGTTACAAAACAACTCTATTTTCCGAAGCAATTCAACCTGATGACACACATTCAGGACCCATATCGATTCTGCGACCGGAAAGCATCCCCGCCCTCAACTTGCAAAAGCATGATTGGACTGAGGAACCTACTCTCCCTATGAACAGCAGATGGCATCCAATCCACCAAATAATAAAACCGAAGAAAATCACAGCATACACGAGAGAGCTACGATCTTGTGCCGGCCCATGGCTTGTCATCTTCCTCGTTAGGGAAAAGCGGTTGCGCAACTCGCGTGTACAGAGGATTCCCAACGAATCACTTCTCGGGGAAAGCTAATCTCACATGATTGGGGATTAGGAAATTGGGATTGGTCCAAACCCCAACCAAAGAAGAGCGCATACCTGTGGGAAAGATCAAATTTCCCCATCTTGTAGGGGGTGAGGAGGGGGATCGCGTTGGCGCCGCTGTTGCTCATCGTCCCTCCCCCTCCTGTGTCGTCCTCTTCTCTTCTTCCCACAATTCCACTTTCGCCTTGGCTTGGCACCTCTCTTTATGCTGGTGCTGGTGAATGGTGATTGGTAATCAGTGGGAAGATGGTGCCGCTCTTAAGTCTTAACAATTAGAGAAAGCAATTGGTTGGTGGAAGGTGATTCAATGAACCTGGCGCTCTTGATACCCAAGCAGGCGAGGAGCCAAGGACGGCAGGCAACAGCAGCGGTGAGGTCACCGATGCGGACAGGCGACGCGCCGGAGGCCGGACGAAATTGCGAGCTCTGCAGTTCACTTCCGAGCTGATGAATACTGACAGACTCTTCGGACGGGCAGCCAACAGGAAATGTTCGGGCTGGGTCCAATAAGCTGTGTGAAGGCCCTAGAAAAATTGGCCCGACCCGGCCCGGCCCTGGCCCAATAAGTTCGGGCTTGTGCTGTTGGGCAGCACGAACTGAACCAGCTCAGGATGCAAGCGGCGCAGGCTTTGCCGCGAACCCGCTGGACCCGCCTGCACCATGAACCCACCTAACCCACGTCGCAAACCCGTATAGCTGAAGCGGTCCTCGCGGGTATACCCAGCGGCGCGTTGCAAACCCACGTCCACGCTCTCCAGGCGCTGACGCCACCTCCGGAAGTCCATTCCGACGCTCCCGCTTCGCGTCGAGGGAGGACGTCGCACCGCAGGACGACAAGCAATTCAACGCCATCGTCGGTGCGATCCTCGCCCGGCGCGTTGGCGGTGGCGGAGCCCGCATCGACGCACTGGAGATCAGCAGCACCCGTTGGCCAGAGCGAGCCCTCGCCGACGCGTGGCTCCAGTTCGCCGCGGCGCATGTCGCAGGGTGTACGTCCTTCACGCTTATCATggcgccgcctccgggttcGGGGCCGTAGCTCCTCGGCGAGTTGCCGAGACGCGCGAACGCCACAGCGATCAGGCTCACTGGCTCAGCCTGGGCCAGGCGTGAGGGGACACTCCAACTCCCCACCATGGCGGTGTTCCGCGAGCTAGCCGAGCTATCGCTCATCAATGTCGCGTTTGCGCGTGGCCAGGGCGTCGCCGTGCTGCCCGCGGCGCCATGAGCCTGCTTGCACCTTCGACCATCGTACTTTCGCAAACGACACTCGTTGATAGCATGCGGCCAAGCGGGTTGCCAAAGAGCCCGCAAAAACTAGCGGGCGTGTGAGGGCCGCCGCTTGAAACCGCATATGCGTTTGCGGCAGGTGCGGACCCGCGGCGGGCAGCCCACAACCTGCCCCGCCTGCATCCCGAGAACCAGCCTTGGCCCGAATTTCCAATCCATCTTTCGAAAAAGGAATGAAATTTTCCCCTTCTCTATAAACTCTAAAGGATGaagttttacttttttttgttaTCTCAAATAGATGGAATTTTAGGTTCCTTAGGTAATAATGTGTTTTCCCATGTTATTTCAAGCCAGTTTTTTCCCATGTTTTTTTAAGTCGTAGGTACTAAGTATTCAAtacaaaaatctcaaaaaaatcAAGCTGCAAGCAGACATTTGTAAATTATTATAAGCCATTTTTGCTAACATACATACGTACTCCAAATGTGCATTTGCTGCAAGCCATACTGCAATAAAAGAAGTGCCTTGGTTTATGCTTTGGATAATTAAAGGAGCAAATACAAAAATCTTAATGATGTGGTGATGAATCAGGATTAGATACATAAGCctatgaaaagaagggattatTTTGATATAAATTTCGGCATCTGATCTATAGCTTGAGGGGAAGCCCTCCAATCTAGTTCGAATGAAAATGCTAGCAAATCCATAGGCAGCCGCAGAAGAGCAAACATTATACGACAGGAAGACGGTGCATCTGCTTGACTTTTTCTTTGCCGTTGTGAAACACTTCGGTGATTGCACAGAAGTATCGGGGAGAAACTTCGCGTATCTAGCTAGTGGGATCATTTTGTGCTGGAACATATGTCGAAATTGAATCAAAACTCCCagctagggttgaaaacggtcgggatcgATCGGGATAACCCCGTTACCGTTTTCACTTTTACATTTTTAATATGAAAACGATATCGAAAACGGAATGATCGAACACGAAAACGAATACGGACTCACCAGATTCGAAAACGAACCAATTCGAACGGATATGTGTCGAAAACGAATGGTCTACGGAAAATCAAAATGGAAATACACCGACCCGTATGGTACCCAATCATCCAACAAACCCGACATGAGTACATAAAAACAATAGACAAATAATACTAACACAAGTAACTGTAAATCATGATAATAATTCAAAACCTCACAAACAAGTTTACAGCCACACACACATAGTAGTGCAATATATATAGTGGCAACTCATAAGCCCACACTGAGAATATATAACAAATTTATGACCACAACCACATACATAGTAGTAAAGTTGGTACATATTGAATTAGTAAAACGGGATATCCCGATAAATATGAGAAATACAGAAACGATCGGGATACAAGCTAAACTGTTTCCGTCCCGTTTCCGAATTTGGCATCCtgtatttcataccatttcCAATTTGTCCGAAAAATACAAAAACGAGCAAGTAAAATGTAGAAATCGGGGCGGAACGAGACGAGATTTATCCCGACAATTTTCAACCCTACTCCGCCAAATCTTCGCTATAAAAAACATGTATCGGTCCACCAAGTATCGGTAGGAAGATAGTCCGGTACTAATTCTAACATTAGTACAGAGTCATCTCCAATAGATATTTTTGAGGTGGATGAAAAGATCTAAAGACCTTTATTATTCACCCGTACTAAAGGTTCCACCCAGGTTGGTGTTATCCTCGTAGGTTCTTCGAGAGTTactttaaaagaaaaagaaaagcattTCTCTTCACATCAAAGGTTATACATTGGTAAGATTGTAAGGAGGAATTGTGCGAGACAAGATGTGAGGTCTCAAGTTCGAATCTTCACACCATGCATGTGTATTTTGCATGAAATGGTGAAGTTACAACTATTTTATTTGTGAAGCTGTAACCGTTGTTCCATCtacaaaattagaaaaatattctacaacaaaatttcaaaaaaaaatctaagtcGGAAAATAAAAACGTTCTATTTGAAAAAATAGAACTTGTTCCAAGAATAAAACAGAACCAGATGTTTtgaaaaatgttttggaataaaataaaattatttcAGAACAAAATATTTTGAATATAATTAGGTTTAGTTTACTTTTTTAGATCTGTACAATCAGAATTCAGTTTTATAATCTGTTTGCGAActgtgttttttttatttacatgaaGTTATATATGTATGTAGTATGTCAGTCCGTCACTATACATGTCAGACAGACGACTCCGTTCCGCACAGAGCCACTAACCTCGTGGCACACGCCTTTTGCATGCGAGTCACATCTTTTCTATACTGGCCGAGTAGTGCCCCTACTAGCCTTATGTGATAGATTGACCGGCGCGTGCGCGACCCCCTATCATTATTGGGATGACACCACCTGAAAAATTTTCCCCTGATACAGTAGAACCAGAAATGGAGTGTGCCAGGCGCCAATACATGATTAGGGCATAAccctaagggtgtgtttagttgataaaaaaagtttgggttttagtactgtagcacatttcgatGTTTCAcgacaaataatgtctaatcatagattaattaggcttaaaaaattcatctcgtactaataagttagactgtataattaattattttttcaactacatttgatgctctatgcatgtgtctaaaaattctGTAGTCAAttttttagaaactaaacaGAGATACAATGGGATACAACAGTGAAAAGAGAGAAGTACAACTCACGAACAAGTCGAAGACAAGTCAAGACGAAAGCTGAAAAACTACCACCGATCGTTAATTACTGCCACACCATCGAGCAACATGCTTGTCGTGCTCCATGACCATTATTCCCACAACTCGAAGTGAAAGATACAAAGCTCCTAGGAGGATCTCGGCATGGTATCCTAATGGAGCATGCAAAAGAACCGACGAGGAAACTTGACATCACGGATATCTAGGCTTACAAATAGTAGTTACTTCCCCTGTTCAGCTGAAATGGCACTTGTGGTACCATCACTGATCCACTGGCGTTCAGAATCCCGTTCTGCTCAGATATCTGTAAGCGAAAGATAAGGCGGTGAGTAATGTGTTTTGGCATCTCCCAAGATGCTTtcttgtaaaaaatatttctgaaTAACATGTTTGCTCGAGAGGGGCTTTGATGATAAGAAAGATAGATTGGTCCTAGTGCAAGGTAGCAGATATATCGGCTGCGCTTTGTAGAAGTTTAATAATATTAGCTCACTAATTCCTCTGGTTTATCCCCAAATCCGTACACAGTCTTGAACTAATTTCCCTATCATGTAAATGGATATTTCCAACGAAGTTTAGTTTTTTGTGCTGGAACATTAGACTTGAGAAGTACCTTCTCTTGGAATATATCATTGGTAGCCTGCAATATGTCTTCCTGAAAAACATTGCTGAAGGGAGCCACACTGCTTGTCTCTTGTATATGTAAGCTCGAGTTTGttacaggagctaaaaatgagcATGCTGACCCAACCTTGTTCCTGAGCATCTCAATCTCCATAGACATGATCTGCATCTGTTAACCATATACAAGTATATTACAACTTTGCAAGTACCTCCTACAGATAATTTCGATCTGTATTTGAAAAGGGAAAAATTCGATTACACCCTCGAACTATTACAGAAGTTCAATTTTTAACTTTCAACTACAAAAAAAAGTCATCTAACTGTCAAAAGTGGGCAAATTTGGCCATTGGGGTGGTTTCGATGGTGAttctatatttttataaaaaaattctaattagatctaaaaactcaaaactaatttattttaaatcagaaaaatatgaaactaataccaaaacttttcaaaaaaatgtaacctatcaattattgctctatttgaatcttagttattaaaaaataGGTATAACTACaggcaaccaaatattatggaCATAAAAAAATTGATAAGAATAAATGGCAAATATCatgccaatagataggttacattttttagAAAACATTTGATACCCATGTCATATTTTTATggcttaaaatgaattacttatgattttttttgtttaaatttgaatatttgaattctcacaaaatggaaaaccacctaTGAAACCACCTAAGAggccaaatttgtccggtttcaacagttggatgACCTCTGTTATCCGGTTATAAGACTTTTT from Panicum virgatum strain AP13 chromosome 7N, P.virgatum_v5, whole genome shotgun sequence includes the following:
- the LOC120681517 gene encoding putative 12-oxophytodienoate reductase 11, which encodes MSNSGANAIPLLTPYKMGKFDLSHRVVLAPLTRQRSYGNVPQPHAILYYQQRTTKGGLLIAEATGVSDTAQGYKDTPGIWTNEQVEAWKPIVHGVHEKGGIFFCQIWHVGRVSNSTFQPNEQAPISSTDKPLKPQVRANGVDVATFTPPRRLETDEIPSIISDFRVAARNAIEAGFDGVEIHGAHGYLIDQFLKDQVNDRTDKYGGSLENRCRFALEVVQAVVDEIGADKVGIRLSPFASYAEAPDSNPEALGLYMANALNKFGILYCHVVEPRMVKLGEKIETPYSLRPMRDAFKGTFIVAGGYNREDGNNAISTKYADLVAYGRIFLSNPDLPRRFEIDAPLNKYNRDTFYIPDPVTGYTDYPFLPTDV